The Bombina bombina isolate aBomBom1 chromosome 9, aBomBom1.pri, whole genome shotgun sequence sequence CACCCTGCtgtccctcactgccttgttatgtcctctctatacatCCAAacatcctgctgcccctcactgccttgttatgtcctctctatacatCCAAACACCCTGCtgtccctcactgccttgttatgttctctctatacatccaaacatcctgctgcccctcactgccttgttacaccccaacaccctgctgcccctcactgccttgctaTACACTCCCTATACTACCAAACACACTGCTGCCCTGTACTGCCTTGTTACACCCCAGCCCCCTTCTTCCCCTCCCTGCCTTGTTACACCCCAGCACCCTGCTGCCCCTCAGTGCCTTATGTCCTCCCTCTACACccaaacaccctgctgcccctcactgactTGTTACACCCAAACACCCTGTTGCCCCATACTGACTTATTACACCCCAACACCCTGCGGCCCCTCACTACCTTGTTATACCCTCAATATACACCCTGacatcctgctgcccctcactgccttgttataacCTCCCTATACACCCCAACCCCCTGCTGCCtccactgccttgttataccctccctataccccctgctgcccctcactgccttgttatatcCTCAGTACAAACCTTAAAACCCGGCTGCACCTcactgcaagatttaaaaagctaataaaaagcagtgAGATAAGCAGCTGCttgtaggggcttagaaacaggcaaacttagaggttataaagtaaatcaataaaatgtATAAGGGAGTTGTGTCCTCTGGCAGGATCCGTAATGGGTCTCCCGAAGTGCAGAAGCAGAGTGTTCGATATATGAACATAGAAGCCGCTTCACTGGCAAATGAGGGATTGCGGATCTCACACGAGGACTTTCTATGTAATTCCCTTTCATACTTCTAGTaagttttattaaatacatttaaagggatatgaaacacaatttgtttattttatgattcaaatagagcagcaattttaagcagctttctaatttactgctattatcaatttttcttcattctcttggtatctttatttgaaaaagcaggaatgtaaggttatgagccggaccatttttggttcagcaccctggatagggcttgctgattggtggctacatttagacaccaatcagcaagctgtacccaggtgatgaaccaaaaatgggctggctcctaagcttacattcctgctttttcaaataaagatacaaagagaatgaagaaattgataatagcagtaaattagaaagttgcttaaaattgctgctttatctgaatcgtgaaagaaaaaaattgtgttcagtgtccctttaagtcatgggaTGCGCTGTTTATGCTGATATACTCTGCaggattaatataacagtgttacctGGGGAAGGGGTAGTAAAGGTTTTATCAAACTTattaaacagtcaataaaaatcaagtagactgtccctttaacaaaataatcaccagatttaaaataatttttagctttttttgcagATTTTATCACCAGAGACACACACTTGTGACtatgtttatttatgtactttTCAGTGGTCAGTTATGGTCAGAAATTAGcgaatcaagcaatcactgtgtagaatgttgcagatcACAGTTCTTTTTCTGGCAATGGAAATCCACAAGTTTCAGAGATTAGTTGCAGGAGATAGGGTTTttgtactacacataattaaacattttatgggttACTCGgttatgagtttaaagggacagtcaagtcaaaactaaactttcatgatccagatagggcatgtcattttaaacaaatttcctatttgcttttatcatcaaatttgctttgttcttttggtattctttgttgaaagctaaacctaggtaggctcatatgctaagttctaagctcttgaaggccgcctcttatctgaaggcatctgacagtttttcacagctagacaccgttagttcatgtgagccatatagataacattgtgcacacgcccgtggagttatttatgagtcagcattgactggtagaatgcaagcctgtcaaaagcactgatataagggggcaatctgcagaggcttaaacacaaggtaattacagaggtaaaaagtgtattaatataaaagtgttggttatgcaaaattggggaatgggtaataaaagggattatctatctttataaacaataacaattctggtgtagactgtccctttaatgtccctttaactaaagagcTCATCATGCCGGGAGACATGTACATCCGTCCCGTCTCGGCAGACAAGTGTTGCATATTCTGTCTTTGTTATCTTGTTTCTTTCTATAACAATTTCAACAGGAACAGTATAAGCCACGTCCTTTCTCAAGACTCTGATTGTCACCTTGGTCCTTGCTGGCACTATAACAGGAATGCTCACCGAGCTGGTGACGGTGCTGGTTGTACGCTCAGTTTTCCCTTTCTTAAAGCTCATTGTATTAGACAGCTTAGAACTTAACTCTGCACTTAATGGGATGATGATTTTAGACCCAAATTGAATTTTGGTTTCACTGCTGAAGTTCATTTCCAGGTCAATGCTGGAGGTGTATTCCCTACCAGACCTATGGGTGAACTTCTGAGCAAACTTGGATTTATTCACAGCAATCAGTTCATCCAGCTGACTCACTTTTGAACTTAGTTCTTCTTTTCTGTCCCACTGGATATTTGCTGTATATTTTGGCTTGCCATGCTTCAGGGGATGCAGAACTCTCACTGAATGCTGCAAACCTATATCAGTACTGTGCTTTACATAGTCACCCACCTTTGAAACTCTGTATTTGGGGTTGTCCATTATTTCATCACACATTTTCCAGGCCCCACTCAGCACCTGCCAAGAAAAGGCCCCAAATTCCAACATTCCATAATCCAGAATAGCTGCTTCTTTAACAACAAGGGACTTTCCGGTAAAGTTTGGACCTTCAAAGAGTT is a genomic window containing:
- the LOC128640584 gene encoding epidermal differentiation-specific protein-like gives rise to the protein MSENKVILYEKNGFRGLSLELTSSEINLAKQNFACAASSLRVIGQPWVAYNDINFQGDNHVYEEGSYSSIDLNNIISMMLISASLENPAIKLFEGPNFTGKSLVVKEAAILDYGMLEFGAFSWQVLSGAWKMCDEIMDNPKYRVSKVGDYVKHSTDIGLQHSVRVLHPLKHGKPKYTANIQWDRKEELSSKVSQLDELIAVNKSKFAQKFTHRSGREYTSSIDLEMNFSSETKIQFGSKIIIPLSAELSSKLSNTMSFKKGKTERTTSTVTSSVSIPVIVPARTKVTIRVLRKDVAYTVPVEIVIERNKITKTEYATLVCRDGTDVHVSRHDELFS